The Tessaracoccus flavus genome includes the window CGTAGATCGACTCGCACCCTCTGGTGTTGCGCTCGACGCACCCTCTGAGCGTGACTCCGCGCTCAGAGGGTGCGTCGAGCGCAACATCAGAGGGTCAGGCACGCCTAGCTAGCTTGCCGTGGGCACTGACAGCAGAGTCGGCCCAGATCTCGGCGAGCTCCAGCCAGGTCTCGGCGAGCGGGCCGGCGCCCGAGATGAGGCTCACGAGTACTGCCGCCACCCGGGCACGGAGCGATGCTGGATTCACCCGCTGGTCGAAGTCGGTCAACCAGTGGGCCAGCACCTCATCGATCCGCGGGTACGACTCGGGCGAGAGAGACGGCAGCACCGCGAGGTGGGCCAGGCAGCACGCGAGATCATCGACCCGGTGCCCGGGCCCGCAGGAGTCCATGTCGATGACCCGCAGCCCCTGGTCAGAGACGAAGATGTTGGCCTCGTAGAAGTCCCCATGGACCGGGACGACGGGGCCGGCCGGCAACGAGTCGAGCAACGTCTGTATCCGTGCGGCCAGCGAAGCGATCCGGTCGGCGTGTTCGGGGAGTTCGTGGGCAGCGGTGGCGCTGTGGAAGTCGAGGCGATCGGCCCAGGACTCCCGGCGCGGGAGGTCCGTGACCGCGTCCGGGACCTGGTCCAGGAGTTCCGCTAGGTCCGCCGGCTCGGGGAGGGCGTGGCCGAGGAACTGCCAGTCCACCAGGCGCTGCGCGAGGGACACTCCAGGCACCGCGGCCGTGACGAGCACGCCCGGCCTGGGGCGGAGCGCGATGGGTGCGGTGAGGCCGGCGGCGGCCACCGGATCGATGCGGTCTGCGAGGATCGACGCCTTCCGCTCCGGCATCACCTTGACGAACCACGTGCGGCCGTCGGCGGTCAGGCGGAGGACGGCGCGGCGGAGGGGACGGTAGGCGAGCAGGCTGATGTCGAGCTCGGCGATGCCGTCACGATGAGGCGGCAGCTGGCCCAACCATGAGAGCACGGTGGCCGGGTCGCAGGCGGCGGCCAGCGCAGGGAGGCGGGGATCGGCCGGGTGCCGCCACACCGAGAACCGGCCGTGCTCGGTGGTCACCTCGACGGCGGGTTCGCCGACGGCCGCGGTCGAGATGAGGAGGTGGTCGACCACCTCGGCGCCGTCGACCGGGTACGCCACCGTGTAGATGGCGGTCGCTTCAGCGCCCGGGCGGTAGTGGAACTCATCGCGCGTGGCGGTGAAGGTGAGCCCGTCCGCGTTCCCCACGAGAGCCGCCCGAAGCAGCCCTTCAGCGTCTGGGGACGCGAGAAAGGCAACGTCGGGCGGCAGGGGATGGCGAGGCATAACCGCGGTCAGTCGCCGGAGTTGGCGGAGGGAGCCGAC containing:
- a CDS encoding phosphotransferase family protein translates to MGNADGLTFTATRDEFHYRPGAEATAIYTVAYPVDGAEVVDHLLISTAAVGEPAVEVTTEHGRFSVWRHPADPRLPALAAACDPATVLSWLGQLPPHRDGIAELDISLLAYRPLRRAVLRLTADGRTWFVKVMPERKASILADRIDPVAAAGLTAPIALRPRPGVLVTAAVPGVSLAQRLVDWQFLGHALPEPADLAELLDQVPDAVTDLPRRESWADRLDFHSATAAHELPEHADRIASLAARIQTLLDSLPAGPVVPVHGDFYEANIFVSDQGLRVIDMDSCGPGHRVDDLACCLAHLAVLPSLSPESYPRIDEVLAHWLTDFDQRVNPASLRARVAAVLVSLISGAGPLAETWLELAEIWADSAVSAHGKLARRA